A stretch of the Deltaproteobacteria bacterium genome encodes the following:
- a CDS encoding STAS domain-containing protein, which yields MLRITLTYLDLETTRLRLDGKLVGTCVSTLKDECLIHKDKKNKTVILDFAGVSYIDPNGVKMLESINDEKLRIVNCPMFIEKLLENLISVKKGDVI from the coding sequence GTGCTAAGAATCACATTAACATATCTGGATTTAGAAACTACAAGATTGAGACTGGACGGAAAATTGGTCGGTACATGTGTATCAACTTTAAAAGATGAATGTTTGATCCATAAGGATAAAAAAAACAAGACTGTAATATTGGATTTCGCGGGAGTTTCTTATATTGATCCCAATGGAGTAAAAATGCTGGAGAGTATAAATGACGAGAAGTTGCGGATCGTTAATTGTCCGATGTTTATCGAGAAGCTCCTGGAAAATCTGATATCAGTGAAAAAAGGAGATGTGATATGA
- a CDS encoding sigma-70 family RNA polymerase sigma factor yields MSNDSLIDPIQNNRQLAYNYDSISSGEASIFESSEKEYPDDITFIDYKELFDEELVTRYLENEDEEAFNEIVDRYGWKIHRLAFRITHDMRNADDVLQEVFLTLVEKLHTFRQEARFSTWLYRVATTVSFLYLRKEKKYQQQLSLENLETYDKTGYAHGAELQDWSSIPDDIVMRREQKGKIEKAISEMPEINRVVFHLSDLEGLTSVEIGEILGISLSAVKSRIRRARLFLRDKLSDNLYRV; encoded by the coding sequence ATGAGTAATGATAGCTTGATCGATCCTATACAAAATAACCGGCAATTAGCTTACAACTATGACTCGATTAGTAGCGGTGAAGCCTCTATATTCGAATCGTCTGAGAAGGAGTACCCGGATGATATTACATTTATAGATTATAAAGAGTTGTTTGATGAGGAACTTGTTACACGCTATCTCGAAAATGAAGATGAAGAGGCGTTTAATGAAATCGTTGATCGCTATGGCTGGAAGATTCACAGGCTTGCGTTCAGAATTACGCATGATATGAGAAACGCTGACGACGTTCTTCAGGAGGTCTTTCTCACACTAGTGGAAAAGCTCCATACCTTTCGTCAAGAGGCAAGATTCTCCACCTGGCTATATAGAGTTGCTACAACGGTGAGTTTTCTTTATCTCAGGAAAGAAAAAAAATACCAGCAGCAATTAAGTCTGGAGAATTTAGAAACATATGATAAAACCGGATATGCGCATGGAGCAGAACTACAAGATTGGAGCTCTATACCGGATGATATCGTAATGAGAAGAGAGCAGAAGGGAAAAATAGAAAAAGCGATTAGCGAGATGCCTGAAATAAATAGAGTAGTATTTCATCTCAGTGATTTAGAAGGACTTACCAGTGTGGAAATCGGGGAAATATTAGGGATAAGCCTATCCGCAGTTAAATCCAGGATTCGTAGGGCGAGACTGTTTCTTAGAGATAAATTGTCAGACAATTTGTACAGGGTATGA
- a CDS encoding sigma-70 family RNA polymerase sigma factor → MNYEKGVATMNPDRAESRSEHSSEERDLKLLLAQISLGNEEAMRKFYKKTVRLVYGMSHRIIFNAEEAEEVALEVFMYIWKNASQYDPELSQPLSWLLMITRSRSIDKIRKNARTVSINEHIDENMIKGKGTPEDSCIAGEKRMLVRGAISQLTPKQKEVIELSYYHQFSHSEIAERVGIPVGSVKSTIRVAMVKLKNIIKNAGVESEHVTKIH, encoded by the coding sequence ATGAACTATGAGAAAGGAGTTGCCACTATGAATCCCGACAGGGCCGAGTCGCGTTCAGAGCATTCAAGTGAAGAGCGGGACTTGAAATTATTGCTTGCGCAGATTTCTCTGGGCAACGAAGAAGCTATGAGGAAATTTTATAAAAAAACGGTCAGGCTTGTATATGGAATGTCACACAGGATAATCTTCAACGCCGAAGAAGCTGAAGAAGTAGCGCTTGAGGTATTCATGTATATATGGAAAAACGCGTCTCAATATGACCCTGAGCTGAGTCAACCGTTAAGCTGGCTTCTGATGATCACAAGGAGCCGCTCGATCGACAAAATTAGAAAAAACGCCAGGACGGTCAGTATAAACGAGCATATCGATGAAAATATGATAAAGGGTAAAGGCACCCCCGAGGACTCATGCATTGCCGGCGAGAAAAGAATGCTTGTCCGAGGCGCAATATCTCAGCTTACCCCTAAACAGAAGGAAGTAATCGAGCTATCATATTATCACCAGTTCAGTCACAGCGAGATAGCGGAAAGAGTCGGAATACCCGTAGGATCGGTAAAGAGCACTATCAGAGTTGCAATGGTTAAATTAAAGAATATAATTAAAAATGCGGGAGTGGAGTCGGAACATGTCACAAAAATACACTGA
- a CDS encoding cupin domain-containing protein — MSQKYTDEEIQNLAASYALGVLSEEEKAEFEALLKDEVAANAHLQYFKDIVNDISYNTEPLKEPEGLEKRLLGQIEKKKRVSEEQSGFLYVRADEGEWAEVVKGVKVKQLYEDPERKYATVLVKMDAGATFPDHVHTEAEECYVIEGDLHTGGKAFSKGDYIRAEAHSVHDSIYSENGCLLLVQSSEENEMLPAT; from the coding sequence ATGTCACAAAAATACACTGACGAAGAAATTCAGAATTTAGCTGCTTCCTACGCTCTAGGCGTGTTGAGTGAAGAGGAAAAAGCAGAGTTCGAAGCCCTGCTAAAAGACGAAGTCGCGGCGAACGCCCATCTTCAATACTTCAAAGATATCGTGAACGACATTTCCTATAACACCGAGCCCTTGAAAGAGCCGGAGGGTTTAGAGAAACGCTTACTCGGTCAAATTGAAAAAAAAAAGAGAGTGAGTGAGGAACAAAGCGGATTTCTATACGTAAGGGCAGACGAAGGAGAGTGGGCCGAAGTCGTCAAAGGAGTTAAGGTAAAACAGCTTTATGAGGACCCTGAACGTAAGTATGCTACAGTGCTTGTAAAAATGGACGCCGGAGCTACTTTTCCCGACCACGTACACACGGAAGCCGAAGAGTGCTATGTAATAGAAGGTGACTTACACACGGGGGGAAAGGCTTTCAGCAAGGGTGATTATATCAGAGCCGAAGCGCACAGCGTTCACGATAGTATATATTCAGAAAACGGTTGCCTTCTCCTTGTCCAGTCTTCCGAAGAAAATGAAATGTTGCCCGCCACATAA
- a CDS encoding fasciclin domain-containing protein: protein MAAVFTIAGLTAYADTTVMVGGEAMYPTKDIVDNAVNSADHTTLVAAVQAAGLVETLKGPGPFTVFAPTNDAFENLPDGTVETLLKPENKDTLTKVLTYHVVPGRLTFDQLAEKINANDGKAELKTVSGDTLTAWMNGPHNILIKDEKGNVASISTYDVIQSNGVIQVVDAVLLPN, encoded by the coding sequence ATGGCGGCAGTTTTTACAATAGCCGGATTAACCGCATATGCCGACACTACCGTAATGGTAGGCGGCGAGGCGATGTATCCGACAAAGGACATCGTGGACAATGCCGTTAATTCAGCCGATCACACAACACTTGTAGCCGCGGTTCAGGCTGCGGGATTGGTAGAAACGCTTAAAGGTCCGGGACCGTTCACAGTGTTTGCTCCGACGAATGACGCGTTCGAGAACCTTCCGGACGGAACGGTCGAGACCCTTCTCAAGCCGGAGAATAAGGACACGCTGACCAAGGTGCTTACCTATCATGTCGTGCCCGGTCGTCTTACGTTCGATCAGCTTGCTGAAAAAATTAACGCAAACGACGGAAAGGCCGAGCTGAAAACCGTAAGCGGCGATACGCTGACAGCCTGGATGAACGGTCCTCACAACATCCTTATCAAGGATGAGAAAGGAAACGTGGCGAGTATATCAACCTACGATGTAATTCAGTCAAACGGAGTTATTCAGGTTGTAGATGCTGTTCTTCTGCCAAACTAA
- the msrB gene encoding peptide-methionine (R)-S-oxide reductase MsrB codes for MSKKVIQVIVVSVIFSVGLIYFLTQNKTSTGSVKVVEATAENIADDNLPEGVIGLTKEEWKKKLTPSQYKVIWEKGTEKAFSGDLIYNEKKGVYVTAGCKEPVFHSDSKYDSGTGWPSFWKPVSADAVILKPDYDLGFERTEVLSKCGEHLGHVFNDGPEPTGLRYCINSAALEFVEE; via the coding sequence ATGAGCAAGAAAGTAATACAGGTAATAGTAGTATCGGTCATTTTTAGCGTTGGCTTAATCTATTTTCTTACACAAAATAAGACTTCGACAGGCTCCGTAAAAGTGGTTGAGGCTACTGCTGAAAATATTGCGGACGATAATCTGCCGGAGGGCGTGATAGGGCTAACGAAAGAAGAATGGAAGAAGAAGCTGACCCCGTCTCAATATAAAGTAATTTGGGAGAAAGGCACGGAGAAGGCTTTCTCAGGCGATCTTATCTATAATGAGAAAAAGGGTGTCTATGTTACGGCCGGTTGTAAAGAGCCTGTATTTCATTCCGACAGTAAGTACGATTCGGGGACCGGATGGCCAAGTTTTTGGAAGCCCGTTTCAGCAGACGCAGTTATACTAAAACCCGACTACGATCTGGGGTTCGAGCGCACGGAGGTTTTAAGCAAATGCGGCGAGCATTTAGGGCATGTGTTCAACGATGGGCCTGAGCCGACGGGCCTCAGATATTGCATAAACTCAGCGGCACTCGAGTTTGTAGAGGAATAA
- a CDS encoding DUF4331 domain-containing protein yields the protein MSISRVLTVFTLLIAGLFISAISFQPIAEGANHREAPITAIDDEADIPDVFAFVSYDPEDPNASDKVTMIVTYDPFLEPGNGPTYFPFDPEILYAIRVDNDHDAVEDIVFEFRFQNEIRLPNVFTAYVGALGGVNAPDNAPDDLDGNPTAGQPVVPPAITALDGPGSEGLGLRQSYTVTMVRGKERTVLKKVTGGPLFKVPTNAGPRTMPDYPSLFEQGVYEVEDGISVFAGTVDDPFWLDLGAAFDSFNFRTQGFVVQGVLTDEQDADDFNNYASDEFSGYNVNAIAIEVPIELLTSDGEKHAASEPESTIGMWGTSSRPTRKFFRGPGEAPQLSKKFTQIQRMANPLINELIIGIGFKDEFSMSQPENDSIFQDFFLDPVIARVLNSVYEALFGPNILPIPDVPRLDLIPLVQYAPPIAPEGTSAGPIADLLRLNTGVPPTPPDQQSRLGFLTVLDEDETNDDPAGFPNGRRVVDDVIDIVSRAAVGVLNPDFNTFPHNRIGDGVNVNDIQPYRTSFPYLNYPHDGRNSRHVDPGEFGCTGTDDGVCPVD from the coding sequence ATGAGCATTTCACGAGTATTAACAGTGTTTACATTATTAATAGCGGGTTTGTTTATTTCCGCTATATCCTTTCAGCCGATAGCGGAAGGCGCTAATCACAGAGAGGCGCCAATCACCGCAATAGACGACGAGGCTGATATTCCGGATGTGTTTGCATTTGTAAGTTACGATCCGGAAGATCCCAACGCTTCCGATAAAGTTACGATGATCGTAACCTACGACCCTTTTCTGGAGCCGGGAAACGGCCCTACTTATTTCCCGTTCGACCCGGAGATACTTTACGCGATCAGGGTTGATAACGACCATGACGCGGTCGAAGACATAGTCTTTGAGTTCCGGTTTCAGAACGAAATCAGGCTTCCGAACGTTTTTACAGCATACGTAGGCGCTCTTGGCGGTGTTAACGCGCCGGATAATGCTCCCGACGATCTGGACGGGAATCCAACAGCCGGGCAGCCTGTGGTGCCGCCTGCGATAACAGCCCTTGACGGTCCCGGCTCTGAGGGACTCGGCCTGAGACAGTCCTACACCGTAACAATGGTAAGGGGCAAGGAACGCACGGTTCTTAAAAAAGTAACGGGCGGTCCTCTTTTTAAAGTTCCGACAAACGCCGGACCCAGGACAATGCCTGATTATCCTTCACTCTTTGAGCAGGGCGTATATGAAGTTGAGGACGGCATTAGCGTTTTTGCCGGAACGGTTGATGACCCTTTCTGGCTTGACCTCGGAGCCGCGTTTGACTCGTTTAACTTCAGAACACAGGGATTCGTTGTTCAGGGAGTGCTGACAGACGAGCAGGATGCAGACGACTTTAATAATTACGCATCTGACGAATTCTCAGGCTATAACGTAAACGCGATAGCTATCGAAGTTCCTATAGAACTTTTGACGAGCGACGGGGAAAAGCACGCTGCATCCGAACCTGAATCCACAATAGGCATGTGGGGAACAAGCTCCAGACCGACGAGGAAATTTTTCAGAGGTCCGGGAGAAGCACCCCAGCTCTCAAAGAAGTTCACTCAGATTCAGAGAATGGCCAACCCTTTAATCAATGAGCTTATTATAGGGATCGGTTTTAAAGATGAATTCAGCATGTCTCAGCCTGAAAATGATTCAATCTTCCAGGACTTCTTTCTCGATCCGGTGATTGCCCGTGTATTAAACTCCGTATATGAGGCGTTATTCGGCCCTAATATTCTGCCTATACCCGATGTTCCGAGGCTCGATCTTATTCCATTGGTTCAATATGCTCCGCCAATAGCGCCCGAAGGAACGTCTGCGGGACCAATCGCTGACCTGTTGAGATTAAACACTGGCGTTCCCCCGACACCGCCCGACCAGCAGAGCAGGCTGGGCTTTCTCACCGTACTCGACGAAGATGAGACCAACGACGACCCTGCAGGATTCCCTAACGGGCGTCGTGTGGTTGACGATGTTATTGACATAGTATCTCGCGCTGCGGTAGGTGTGCTGAATCCCGACTTCAACACCTTCCCGCATAACAGAATTGGCGACGGGGTTAATGTTAATGATATTCAACCGTACAGAACTTCATTTCCTTACCTGAATTATCCACACGACGGACGGAACAGCCGTCACGTCGATCCGGGTGAGTTCGGATGTACGGGCACCGATGATGGTGTATGCCCTGTAGATTGA
- a CDS encoding tetratricopeptide repeat protein, with protein sequence MVRAFTFLLWFFIAVPFTTNYSHAHEGGHSLEAVNQKVRTSPADAKIEFYKEKIKQNPDDYYNYVKLGEVYIQKGREVGRIAPYNEAEEALNKALELYPEAYASYIYLGQISSYKHDFHRTIDHAKKAIELRPEKSTPYGVLGDAYLELGMYEGADRAYEIMSRLDPGFYSLSRIAQIKELNGDREGAIRAMKKSIELARRQNLPEENLAWSKVMLGSMYLNTGELTTAEEYYKEALLIYKDYYLALEHLAEVNAIRDNFDRAAELYEETLTMNPKPQFYIALGNIYENLGDQERADSLYTKAEKRYEEIIHDGIKGHSRELALFYADNNKNLDHALELSLHDSENTEDIYAYDTLAWVYYKLGELNKAEEAINKSLRLGTEDALLYYHAGMIYYKLGNMEEAKKYLQLVLVTNPNFDKNKTGEVKAVLAEVNE encoded by the coding sequence ATGGTAAGGGCGTTCACATTTTTGCTTTGGTTCTTTATAGCAGTCCCATTCACTACTAATTATTCCCACGCGCACGAAGGCGGACATTCCCTTGAGGCCGTGAATCAGAAAGTCAGAACGAGTCCCGCGGACGCCAAGATTGAGTTCTACAAAGAAAAAATTAAACAAAACCCGGATGATTATTACAACTATGTGAAGCTCGGAGAGGTATATATCCAAAAAGGCAGGGAGGTCGGCCGGATAGCTCCTTACAACGAGGCTGAAGAAGCGCTCAATAAAGCGCTAGAGCTCTATCCCGAGGCTTACGCCTCATACATATATTTGGGGCAGATAAGCTCCTACAAGCACGACTTCCATAGAACGATTGATCACGCGAAAAAAGCAATAGAGTTAAGACCCGAAAAGAGCACGCCGTACGGTGTTCTGGGCGACGCCTATCTGGAGCTCGGAATGTATGAGGGTGCGGATAGGGCTTACGAAATAATGTCCAGACTGGACCCCGGCTTTTACTCATTAAGCCGTATCGCTCAGATAAAAGAACTGAACGGAGACAGAGAAGGGGCAATCAGGGCTATGAAAAAATCCATCGAGCTCGCCCGGAGGCAAAACTTGCCCGAAGAAAATCTAGCCTGGTCCAAAGTCATGCTTGGCTCCATGTATTTAAACACTGGGGAGCTCACAACTGCCGAGGAATATTACAAGGAAGCCCTTCTGATTTACAAAGACTACTATCTCGCGCTCGAGCACCTTGCCGAGGTAAATGCCATAAGAGACAATTTCGATAGGGCCGCCGAACTCTATGAAGAAACACTCACGATGAACCCGAAACCTCAATTTTATATCGCCCTTGGAAATATCTATGAAAATCTGGGCGACCAAGAAAGAGCCGACAGCCTGTACACGAAGGCCGAGAAAAGATATGAGGAGATTATTCACGACGGCATAAAAGGGCATTCAAGAGAGCTCGCCCTCTTCTACGCAGATAATAATAAAAATCTGGATCACGCATTGGAGCTTTCGTTGCACGACTCTGAAAATACTGAAGATATTTATGCCTATGACACTCTGGCCTGGGTCTATTACAAGCTCGGCGAGCTCAACAAGGCTGAAGAAGCTATAAACAAGTCGTTAAGGCTAGGTACCGAGGACGCCCTTCTCTACTACCACGCAGGAATGATTTACTACAAACTGGGGAATATGGAGGAGGCAAAGAAATACTTACAGCTTGTCCTGGTGACGAATCCGAATTTCGATAAGAATAAGACGGGCGAGGTAAAAGCGGTGCTCGCGGAAGTGAACGAATAG
- a CDS encoding YbaK/EbsC family protein, whose protein sequence is MSVLKSLKDYLDDNGIKYKVISHSPAYTAQEIAALVHVPGKELAKTVIVKADEGYAMAVLPASRKINLEALKDVMSAKHVELAKEEEFGKMFPDCEVGAMPPFGNLYDLPIYVAKALSEDEEIVFNAGTHTDAIKMSYQDLERLVKPVIADFSEQMN, encoded by the coding sequence ATGAGCGTACTTAAAAGCTTGAAAGATTATCTGGATGATAACGGAATAAAGTACAAGGTAATTTCTCATTCTCCGGCTTATACCGCGCAGGAAATAGCTGCTTTGGTGCACGTACCGGGTAAGGAGTTGGCTAAAACGGTGATTGTGAAGGCCGATGAAGGCTATGCAATGGCGGTCTTACCGGCTTCCCGAAAAATAAACTTAGAAGCCCTTAAAGACGTAATGTCTGCAAAACATGTTGAGCTTGCCAAGGAAGAAGAGTTTGGAAAAATGTTCCCTGACTGTGAGGTAGGAGCTATGCCGCCTTTTGGGAATTTGTACGATCTGCCCATTTATGTGGCAAAAGCCTTGTCGGAAGATGAAGAAATCGTTTTTAATGCCGGGACCCATACCGACGCGATAAAGATGAGCTATCAGGATTTGGAGAGGCTTGTTAAACCCGTTATTGCGGATTTTTCAGAACAGATGAACTGA
- a CDS encoding NnrS family protein: protein MKRITGKNDQIFSLFESAYRPFFILATISSLFFMTIWTAFYTFRLNLNFENISPAMWHAHEMLFGYTMTVIAGFILTVEKYWLGVVINKKSVLISLVVLWILARVSISLTFIAGFPWKIGAVVDCLFLIILTIRVAYPIIGAKAWSKTVPSAHLAIITAGNIIFYLGLFGILSNGQYLGVYSALFAIISFILIMGRRMIPIFIRNGLKFKFDPRNWRAIDMLGIVFFVLFFVTELFSPNGKIASVISGILVVIFSIRLYGWYSGKIWSKPMLWVLFVAYTWIVIGFGLKFLSLYFNIPGFLSVHSFTYGGIGVMTIGFMARVTLGHTGRDVFDPPKIVFWIFAALLAGAIVRVFFPLIDRGHYLIWIGVSQLLWILSFLIFAIVFFPMLFTPALEKKA, encoded by the coding sequence ATGAAACGAATAACCGGTAAGAACGACCAAATTTTTTCGCTGTTTGAATCCGCCTATAGACCGTTTTTTATCCTGGCGACAATATCATCATTATTTTTTATGACAATCTGGACGGCTTTCTATACTTTTCGACTCAACCTGAATTTTGAAAATATATCCCCGGCTATGTGGCACGCCCACGAAATGTTATTCGGCTATACAATGACAGTAATAGCGGGCTTTATATTAACCGTTGAGAAGTACTGGTTAGGGGTGGTTATAAACAAAAAATCGGTACTCATTTCACTGGTGGTTCTCTGGATACTTGCGAGAGTATCGATTTCGCTGACTTTTATTGCCGGTTTCCCCTGGAAAATCGGGGCGGTAGTGGACTGCCTGTTCCTTATTATTCTTACTATAAGAGTAGCGTATCCGATAATAGGCGCTAAAGCCTGGAGCAAAACGGTCCCGTCCGCTCACCTGGCCATCATAACTGCAGGCAATATTATATTTTATCTGGGTCTGTTCGGGATATTATCAAACGGCCAATATTTGGGTGTGTACTCGGCCCTTTTCGCAATCATATCGTTCATTCTAATTATGGGGCGGAGGATGATACCAATATTTATCCGGAACGGACTAAAGTTCAAATTCGACCCCAGGAACTGGCGTGCTATCGATATGCTGGGCATTGTGTTCTTTGTTCTGTTTTTCGTTACGGAGTTATTTTCCCCAAACGGCAAAATCGCTTCAGTAATTTCGGGAATACTGGTTGTAATTTTTTCGATCAGATTATACGGATGGTATTCGGGCAAGATATGGAGCAAGCCTATGCTCTGGGTCCTTTTTGTCGCTTACACCTGGATTGTGATCGGGTTCGGACTTAAATTCCTCTCCCTCTATTTTAATATCCCTGGCTTTCTATCCGTTCACAGTTTTACCTACGGGGGTATAGGCGTTATGACTATCGGATTCATGGCCCGTGTAACGCTGGGACATACGGGAAGAGATGTATTTGACCCTCCGAAAATAGTGTTCTGGATTTTTGCCGCTTTACTTGCCGGAGCAATCGTAAGAGTATTCTTTCCGCTGATTGACAGAGGCCATTATCTGATTTGGATCGGCGTCTCGCAATTATTATGGATATTATCGTTCCTTATTTTCGCGATTGTATTTTTCCCGATGCTCTTTACACCCGCATTAGAGAAAAAGGCATGA
- a CDS encoding DUF938 domain-containing protein, whose translation MEKPFSQSCENNKGPILAVLKEAFRDSSLVLEIGSGTGQHAVHFAANLPHLTWQPSDLAENISGMKLWFDEANLPNIKEPVVLNVADALWPVEEADAVFSANTLHIMGKPRIKCMLEGIGLRLEGGGTLCVYGPFNYDGKYTSESNKKFDAWLRSQNPESAIRDFEWVNSLAEREGLKLVKDHEMPVNNRLLEWRKGA comes from the coding sequence ATGGAAAAGCCTTTCAGTCAATCATGTGAAAATAATAAGGGCCCGATACTCGCTGTTTTAAAGGAAGCCTTTCGGGACTCCTCTCTCGTGCTTGAAATCGGAAGCGGCACGGGACAGCACGCGGTCCACTTTGCCGCCAATCTCCCACACCTCACATGGCAGCCCTCGGATTTGGCCGAGAATATTTCCGGTATGAAGCTTTGGTTCGATGAGGCGAATCTCCCCAACATAAAAGAGCCCGTTGTCCTTAATGTTGCCGACGCCCTCTGGCCTGTAGAGGAGGCGGACGCGGTTTTTTCGGCGAACACGCTCCACATTATGGGGAAGCCCCGGATAAAGTGTATGCTTGAGGGCATAGGATTGAGACTTGAGGGCGGCGGGACGCTCTGCGTATACGGGCCGTTTAACTACGACGGCAAATATACGAGCGAGAGCAATAAAAAGTTCGACGCCTGGCTCCGGAGTCAGAACCCCGAAAGCGCTATCCGTGATTTCGAGTGGGTGAATTCCCTTGCTGAAAGAGAGGGATTAAAACTCGTCAAAGACCACGAGATGCCCGTCAATAACCGGCTGCTGGAGTGGAGGAAAGGGGCATGA
- the typA gene encoding translational GTPase TypA: protein MRNENIRNIAIIAHVDHGKTTLVDAMLKQSGVFRENQVVEERIMDSMDLEKERGITIMAKNTAVLYEGIKINIVDTPGHADFGGEVERSLNMVDGALLLVDASEGPLPQTRFVVKKALQQKLPIILVINKIDRSDARPEEVINEVYDLFIELDAEDDQIEFPIIYTNAKTGVARRSLGEESGDLVHLFETIVSAIPGPEVGDGNTTQFLVTNLEYDNYVGRIAIGRLTNGALEANRGYTLCGEGSSTPIRISVLYTFSGLQKTPVERVEAGEIAAIAGEDKVKIGDTVSSVENPEPLKRITVDEPTISMIFYVNNGPVAGKEGKFLTSRHLRDRLLREMLGNVAIQVKDTERADAFEVSGRGELQMVVLIEMMRREGYEFMVSKPRVLTKLDNGTVTEPVERIFVDVPEAYVGAVTETISSRKGRMVNLHNSGNGRVDIEFLIPSRGLIGFRSQFQIITKGAGVINALFEGYEPWYGPIPQRSTGALVSDRSGKVTTYACLSMVDRGELFVDVGTQVFEGMVVGERNRSGDLNVNITKEKKLTNMRSSTAETLVVLRPPRPLSLDQAIEFIAEDELVEITPSSTRLRKFELDAVKRAIESKREKKLGQ from the coding sequence ATGAGGAATGAGAATATAAGAAATATAGCTATTATCGCGCACGTCGATCACGGCAAGACCACGCTTGTGGATGCGATGCTCAAACAAAGCGGCGTGTTCCGCGAGAACCAGGTTGTGGAAGAGAGAATCATGGACTCGATGGACCTTGAAAAGGAACGCGGGATAACCATAATGGCCAAGAATACGGCAGTCCTCTATGAGGGCATCAAGATAAACATAGTGGATACTCCGGGGCACGCAGATTTCGGCGGCGAAGTGGAAAGGAGTCTCAACATGGTTGACGGGGCGCTCCTGCTTGTGGACGCGAGCGAGGGGCCGCTTCCGCAGACCCGGTTTGTCGTGAAGAAAGCGCTTCAACAGAAGCTCCCGATCATACTCGTAATCAATAAGATAGACAGAAGCGACGCGCGTCCCGAGGAGGTGATTAACGAGGTTTACGACCTCTTTATCGAGCTCGATGCCGAGGATGACCAGATCGAATTTCCGATAATATACACGAATGCAAAAACCGGTGTGGCCAGGCGGAGCCTGGGAGAGGAGTCGGGCGACCTTGTTCATCTTTTTGAGACGATAGTATCCGCGATACCCGGTCCCGAGGTAGGGGACGGCAACACTACGCAGTTTCTGGTTACAAACCTTGAGTATGATAATTACGTGGGCAGGATCGCGATCGGGCGTCTCACGAACGGCGCGCTCGAGGCGAACCGCGGCTACACACTGTGCGGAGAGGGCTCAAGTACGCCGATCAGGATTTCGGTTCTCTACACATTCAGCGGTTTGCAGAAAACACCCGTCGAAAGGGTCGAAGCCGGCGAAATAGCCGCAATTGCGGGTGAGGACAAGGTGAAGATAGGCGATACGGTTTCGAGCGTTGAAAACCCCGAGCCCCTCAAGCGGATTACCGTGGATGAACCCACAATATCGATGATTTTCTATGTTAACAACGGTCCCGTTGCCGGTAAGGAGGGGAAATTTCTGACCTCCCGTCATCTGAGGGACAGGCTCTTGAGAGAAATGCTCGGGAACGTCGCCATACAGGTAAAGGATACGGAAAGGGCCGACGCCTTCGAGGTCTCGGGGCGCGGAGAGCTTCAGATGGTCGTTCTGATCGAGATGATGAGAAGAGAGGGGTACGAGTTTATGGTCTCAAAGCCCAGGGTGCTGACGAAGCTCGATAACGGCACAGTTACGGAGCCTGTAGAGCGCATATTCGTCGATGTTCCCGAGGCCTATGTAGGAGCCGTGACCGAAACCATATCTTCGAGGAAGGGGCGGATGGTCAACCTTCACAACAGCGGAAACGGAAGAGTGGATATCGAGTTTCTTATTCCGTCACGGGGTCTCATCGGCTTCAGAAGCCAGTTTCAAATAATTACGAAGGGCGCGGGTGTTATTAACGCCCTCTTCGAGGGATACGAGCCTTGGTACGGCCCGATTCCTCAGCGCTCGACAGGGGCGCTTGTCTCGGACAGAAGCGGGAAGGTGACTACCTACGCCTGTCTTTCGATGGTCGATAGAGGAGAGCTGTTTGTCGATGTCGGCACTCAAGTGTTTGAAGGCATGGTCGTGGGTGAGAGGAACAGGAGCGGCGACCTGAACGTCAATATCACAAAAGAGAAGAAACTCACCAACATGAGAAGCTCGACGGCCGAGACACTTGTCGTATTGAGGCCTCCGAGACCGTTGTCACTCGACCAGGCTATAGAGTTTATAGCCGAGGACGAGCTTGTCGAGATTACCCCTTCGAGCACGAGACTGCGTAAATTCGAGCTTGATGCCGTGAAGAGGGCAATCGAATCGAAAAGGGAAAAGAAGCTCGGTCAGTAA